From the genome of Halobacteriovorax marinus SJ:
AAGTATATGGATTTCTTTAATAAGAAACATATCGATCAAATGTCTCTAGCGACGAAGATGGCGGTAAATGGTAGTGCTGGAGCTCCTATAAATGCAAAGAACAATAATGAAGCTACAAATTTTAATAATAAGAATTTAACTGAAGCTGAAAAGAATATGTGTGAGGCCGCTCCATCAACTGAATGTTGTAATGACTCTGGAAAGAAGTGTCCAACATTCAATGTATCAATATCTAATCCAACGATTGCTGGTGTTATGGAAAAAGCAGGTATTGATGGAATTTTGGATCGAGGAGATCAGAGACTCAAAAGTGGAATTGGGACAGATGATGGAACTAGTAAGGCGCTAGATAGAGACTTAAAGAGATCTAGGGCCTTTAAGCAGAGAATTTTAAAGCAACTTGCTGACCAAGGGAAGTTAACGAGTGCTCAGGCTGAATTATTTGATGAAAAGAAACAAATGAAGGCCTTTCTTAAAAAGCAATTTGGTAATGAGAACGTGAGACTTGGTTCATCATTCAATGACAATATGGCACTTCCTGACTCAGATAGAATTTCTAAGCTTATAGGTGAAGGTGATATTCCAAAAGAGCTCAAAGAAGAGAAGAAGAAATCTTCATCTTCATTTAACTCTCTGGCAGCTCTTTCAAAAATAAATAATTCTCTTGGAGATTTAGACCTTGAAGATGAAGATGATGCCTCAAGCTCATCTCTTAATGGTTCAGATGATCTGGCCATGAATGCAGGTCTAGATGCTGATGAGGAATATGTCTATGATAGAGAGCAAATCGTAGAGAAGCCTGAAGTTTCAATTTTTCAGGTAATAAGTAATAGGTATAATGTTTTAAGAATAAATAAGCGCTTTGGACAAAGAGCTAGTAAGTGATAAAAAAAGAGCTGGAAATTCCAGCTCTTTTTATTTGTTTAATTTTCTTCTAAGAATCTTTCGGCTCTAATTGCGGCCTGACATCCACTTCCTGCAGCACTAATGGCCTGTCTGTAGTAGCTATCTTGTACATCACCACAAGCAAATACACCTTCAACATTAGTATCTGGATGCGCTCCCTTTGTAATAATGAAGCCATGATCGTCGAGATCAATCTGTCCATTTAAGAAGCCTGTATTTGGAGAGTGTCCAATTCCCATAAAGAGACCGTTAGTTGGACGCTCAGTAACTTCACCTGTCTTTAGGTTTTCAACTTTGATTGATGTCACACCTGTTTGGTCAGCAATAATTTCTGTAACAGCGCTATCCCATACAAATTCGATCTTCTCATTGTTGAAGGCCCTTTCTTGCATTGGCTTAGATGCTCTTAGAGAATCTCTTCTGTGAACAACATAAACTTTCTTTGCAAATTTTGTTAGGAAAGTGGCCTCTTCCATTGCTGTATCACCACCACCAACAATGTGAACGATTTGATCTCTATAGAAGAATCCGTCACAAGTTGCACAGGCACTGACTCCTTTTCCGATTAACTCTTTTTCATTTGGCAGACCAAGGTACTTTGCACTTGCACCAGTTGAAATAATAAGAGATTCGGCCATTAATTCAGTACCATTTTCACACGTGAGCTTAAATGGTCTCTTTGAAAGATCAACTGCCGTTACGTGAGTTTGTAGATATTCTGTACCAAATCTCTGAGTTTGTTTTTTCATATTGGCCATTAGTTCTGGCCCCATAATTCCCTCTGGAAAACCTGGGAAATTATCTACGTCAGTTGTAGTCGTTAATTGACCACCAGGCTCATGCCCTTCAATGACGAGTGGATTTAAATTTGCTCTAGAAGCATAGAGAGCGGCCGTATATCCCGCAGGACCTGAGCCTACAATGACAACTTTTCTTGTTTCCATTAATTATTTTCCTCGATTTCTTTTTTGATATGTTCTGGACGATCGTCTTTTTCAGGGTTGAGTTCGTAGTAACCCGCTACAGATATTAATTCGTCTGGGTGTTTCGCCTTCTTTGTCGTCTTATAAGTTTCACCTGTAAGAGTACATTCATAGCGAAAGATTTCTTTTTTCTTTGATCTGGCCACGTGGTCCTTCCTTATTTTTCTGTATTTCCAAAAAGTTATAAGGCAAATAGAGCTATTTTTCAAGTTTGACGCAGGTGGACTTTAACGAATAAGGCTAAAATTGCCAAAATTTGAGAAAAATACTCACTACATGTTAAAATATTTAGGTATTTAATCTTTAAAGGGAATTGGAGATCACATCAATGACGCTTAGGTCTTTATTTATAAAGCTCATTCTTTCAAGTCTGATTTGTTCTAATATATTTGCTCAATCATTTAACGAAGCTCAAATTTCTTTGGCCAGCTCTACTGGAAAAAGTGCAGTCATTAAACTTGGAAGATTGCAGGGGCTCAAAGAAGGGATGAGAGCGACTTTTCTAGTTCAAAGCGGAAGTCTCGGATACCCAAAGCTTGAGAAGGTAGCACAGGGAGA
Proteins encoded in this window:
- the trxB gene encoding thioredoxin-disulfide reductase; translated protein: METRKVVIVGSGPAGYTAALYASRANLNPLVIEGHEPGGQLTTTTDVDNFPGFPEGIMGPELMANMKKQTQRFGTEYLQTHVTAVDLSKRPFKLTCENGTELMAESLIISTGASAKYLGLPNEKELIGKGVSACATCDGFFYRDQIVHIVGGGDTAMEEATFLTKFAKKVYVVHRRDSLRASKPMQERAFNNEKIEFVWDSAVTEIIADQTGVTSIKVENLKTGEVTERPTNGLFMGIGHSPNTGFLNGQIDLDDHGFIITKGAHPDTNVEGVFACGDVQDSYYRQAISAAGSGCQAAIRAERFLEEN